From one Desmodus rotundus isolate HL8 chromosome X, HLdesRot8A.1, whole genome shotgun sequence genomic stretch:
- the NKAP gene encoding NF-kappa-B-activating protein, with translation MAPVSGSRSPEREASGSRVKRRSSSRSPKPSKSARSPRGRRSRSHSRSRSGDRNGLSHQSSGLGQSSRNQPYRSRSRSRSRERPSATRCAPFSSASSAYYGGYSRPYGNDKPWPSLLDKEREESLRQKRLSERERIGELGAPEVWGLSPKNPEPDSDEHTPVEDEEPKKSTTSASTSEEEKKKKKKDSHSKERSKKRRKKKSSKRKHKNYSDDSDSDSDSETDSSDEDTKRRSKKAKKKEKKKKRRSKKHKKKKSKKNRKDSSDSSSKDSQEEFLENPWKDRSKPEEPSDLIGPEAPKTLASQDDKPLNYGHALLPGEGAAMAEYVKAGKRIPRRGEIGLTSEEIASFECSGYVMSGSRHRRMEAVRLRKENQIYSADEKRALASFNQEERRKRENKILASFREMVYRKTKGKDDK, from the exons ATGGCTCCGGTGTCTGGTTCGcgcagccctgagagggaggcCTCGGGCTCCAGGGTGAAGCGTCGCAGTTCGTCGAGGAGCCCTAAGCCCAGCAAATCCGCCCGATCCCCGCGGGGCCGCCGCTCTCGCTCGCACTCTCGTTCTCGATCTGGGGATCGGAATGGCCTCAGCCATCAATCGAGTGGCCTCGGCCAAAGCTCCCGAAACCAGCCCTACCGCTCCCGCTCGCGGTCGCGCTCTCGAGAGCGGCCCTCTGCGACGCGGTGCGCCCCGTTCTCTTCTGCGTCGTCCGCCTATTATGGCGGCTACTCTCGCCCCTACGGGAACGACAAGCCATGGCCTAGCCTCTTggacaaggagagggaggaaagcctGCGGCAGAA GAGattaagtgagagagagaggattgGAGAATTGGGAGCTCCTGAAGTATGGGGACTTTCTCCAAAGAATCCAGAACCAGA CTCTGATGAACATACACCAGTAGAAGATGAGGAACCAAAGAAAAGCACCACTTCAGCTTCTACATCAGAAG aagaaaagaagaagaagaagaaggatagTCACTCAAAAGAAAGgtccaagaaaagaagaaagaaaaaatcatctaaaagaaaacacaagaattaTTCTGACGATAGTGACAGTGACTCGGATTCTGAAACAGACTCCAGTG atgaagacacaaaaaggagatcaaagaaagccaagaagaaggaaaagaagaagaaacgcAGATc gaagaaacacaagaaaaagaagtctaAGAAGAACAGAAAAGATTCCAGTGATTCAAGCTCTAAAGATTCCCAAGAAGAGTTTCTGGAGAATCCCTGGAAGGATCGATCAA AGCCTGAAGAACCCTCGGATTTAATTGGCCCAGAGGCTCCAAAAACACTTGCCTCTCAAGATGATAAACCTCTGAA CTATGGCCATGCCCTGTTACCTGGTGAAGGTGCCGCTATGGCTGAATATGTTAAAGCTGGAAAACGTATCCCACGAAGAGGTGAAATTGGTTTGACAAGTGAAGAAATTGCATCATTTGAATGCTCGGGTTACGTAATGAGTGGTAGCAG GCATCGCCGAATGGAGGCTGTGCGACTACGGAAAGAGAACCAGATCTATAGTGCGGATGAGAAGAGAGCTCTTGCATCCTTTAACCAAGAAGAGAGacgaaagagagaaaacaagattcTGGCCAGTTTTCGAGAGATGGTATACAGAAAAACTAAGGGGAAAGATGACAAATAA